Proteins co-encoded in one Marinobacter qingdaonensis genomic window:
- a CDS encoding efflux RND transporter permease subunit encodes MILSDVSIKRPVFATVLSLLIVVFGLAALLGLPVREYPDIDPPVVSISTDYIGAAAEVVDTQITQVVEGAISGIEGIRSIESSTEQGESRTSIEFSTDRDVDIAANDVRDAVSRIADQLPEEAESPVVSKADSDARPMMWITLRSDVWDAAELSDFADRALADRLSVLDGVADVSIGGERRYAIRVWLDRERLAARDITVAEVEAALEANNVELPAGSVDSSTRNFTVRAEGRLSTVEEFRRLVIRRSGNELLRLGEVADVQMGVESDVSRLRANGQTAIGMGIIRQSKANTVSVSNAVRAELENIRATLPPEVTIAESYDESIFIRASIKEVVTTLAIAVALVILVIFLFLRSWRATLIPAVTIPVAVIGAFIGLGFLGFSINVLTLLAVILAIGLVVDDAIVMLENIQRRIDNGEPALLASYRGAKQVAFAVIATTLTLVAVFVPISFMGGNIGRLFAEFGFTLAAAVVVSSVVALTLAPMLCSKWLRHSPESAEGHRLWAASERLLEGLSQGYKRLLALALNQPGLLIGVGLVGLVLAAVVFPKLPQELAPTEDRGIIIMPVSAPRGATVEFTDHYVRQAEARLLPYLESGDANRLLSIVGFRNEEDNAFMIMGLSPWEQRDIKQQQITSELRGKLSEVTGIRAVAINPPGLGQRGFNQPVQFVIAGPDYDSVQAWSEELVERAKDNPNLLNLETDFELTRPELRVSIDRERASDLDITVQDVGLTLQTMLASRQVTTYLDRGREYDVIVQAADADRATPDDLGQIFLRPRAGGELIPLQALVSVEEIGANPDLRRIDRLPAVVVSASLADGYDLGSALTYLNNLAVDNLPPEARVSYQGLSREFEESSAAVYLTFGLAFVIVFLVLAAQFESWIHPLIIMLSVPLAVTGALLALWWAGISLNIYSQIGIIMLLGLMAKNGILIVEFANQLRDRGYEVRDAILEGASLRFRPVLMTTISTVFGAVPLVIATGAGAESRAAIGVVILGGLVFATTLTLFIIPVLYNLLARFAKSANAVEKELERQAGGLGGGSGLTASPQNRADDF; translated from the coding sequence GTGATCCTGTCCGATGTCTCCATCAAACGGCCGGTGTTTGCCACGGTCCTGAGTCTGCTGATCGTGGTGTTCGGCCTCGCCGCCCTGCTGGGACTGCCGGTGCGGGAGTACCCGGACATTGATCCGCCGGTGGTGTCGATTTCCACCGACTACATCGGCGCCGCCGCGGAAGTAGTGGACACCCAGATCACCCAGGTCGTCGAGGGCGCGATCAGTGGCATCGAGGGCATCCGCTCGATCGAGTCCTCCACCGAGCAGGGCGAATCCCGCACCAGTATCGAGTTTTCCACAGACCGGGACGTCGACATCGCCGCCAACGACGTCCGCGATGCGGTCTCGCGCATTGCCGACCAGCTGCCGGAAGAGGCCGAGTCGCCGGTGGTGAGCAAGGCCGATTCCGACGCTCGCCCGATGATGTGGATAACTTTGCGCAGCGACGTCTGGGACGCCGCCGAGCTCAGCGACTTCGCCGACCGGGCCCTGGCCGACCGGCTGTCGGTGCTTGATGGCGTGGCCGACGTCAGCATTGGCGGCGAGCGCCGCTACGCGATCCGGGTCTGGCTCGACCGGGAACGCCTGGCGGCCCGGGACATCACCGTGGCCGAGGTGGAAGCGGCGCTGGAAGCCAACAACGTGGAACTGCCGGCCGGCTCGGTGGATTCCTCGACCCGGAACTTCACGGTCCGGGCCGAAGGCCGGTTATCCACAGTCGAGGAATTCCGCCGCCTGGTGATCCGCCGCTCCGGCAACGAACTGCTGCGCCTGGGCGAGGTGGCCGACGTCCAGATGGGGGTGGAGTCCGATGTCAGCCGGCTCCGGGCCAACGGCCAGACCGCCATCGGCATGGGCATCATCCGCCAGTCCAAGGCCAACACCGTGTCGGTGTCGAACGCGGTGCGGGCGGAGCTGGAGAACATCCGCGCCACCCTGCCGCCGGAAGTCACCATCGCCGAGAGCTACGACGAGTCCATCTTCATCCGCGCCTCGATCAAGGAGGTGGTGACCACCCTGGCCATTGCCGTGGCCCTGGTGATCCTGGTGATCTTCCTGTTCCTGCGGTCCTGGCGCGCCACCCTGATTCCGGCCGTCACCATTCCGGTCGCAGTCATCGGCGCCTTCATCGGCCTGGGCTTCCTGGGCTTCTCGATCAACGTCCTGACCCTGTTGGCGGTGATCCTCGCCATCGGCCTGGTGGTGGACGACGCCATCGTCATGCTCGAGAACATCCAGCGCCGCATCGACAACGGCGAACCAGCCCTGCTGGCCTCCTACCGGGGCGCCAAGCAGGTGGCGTTCGCGGTCATAGCCACCACGCTGACCCTGGTCGCGGTGTTCGTGCCCATCTCGTTCATGGGCGGCAACATCGGTCGGCTGTTCGCGGAATTCGGCTTCACCCTGGCCGCGGCGGTGGTGGTCTCCAGCGTGGTGGCGCTGACCCTGGCGCCCATGCTCTGTTCCAAATGGCTCCGGCACAGCCCGGAATCGGCCGAGGGCCACCGGCTCTGGGCCGCCAGTGAACGGCTGCTGGAGGGCCTGAGCCAGGGCTACAAACGGCTGTTGGCGCTGGCCCTGAATCAGCCCGGGCTGTTGATCGGGGTCGGACTGGTGGGCCTGGTGCTGGCCGCGGTGGTGTTCCCGAAACTGCCCCAGGAGCTGGCGCCGACCGAGGACCGCGGCATCATCATCATGCCGGTCAGTGCCCCGCGCGGTGCCACCGTCGAATTCACCGATCATTACGTCCGTCAGGCCGAGGCCCGGCTGCTGCCGTACCTGGAGTCGGGTGACGCCAACCGGCTGCTGTCCATCGTCGGTTTCCGCAATGAGGAGGACAACGCCTTCATGATCATGGGGCTGTCGCCCTGGGAGCAGCGGGACATCAAGCAGCAACAGATCACCAGCGAACTGCGCGGCAAGCTGAGCGAGGTCACCGGCATCCGTGCGGTCGCGATCAATCCGCCGGGACTGGGCCAGCGCGGGTTCAACCAGCCGGTGCAGTTCGTCATCGCCGGCCCGGATTACGACTCGGTGCAGGCCTGGAGCGAGGAGCTGGTGGAACGGGCCAAGGACAACCCGAACCTGCTCAACCTGGAAACCGACTTCGAACTGACCCGGCCGGAATTGCGGGTGTCCATCGACCGGGAACGGGCCTCGGACCTGGACATCACCGTGCAGGACGTGGGCCTGACCCTACAGACCATGCTGGCCTCGCGCCAGGTCACCACCTACCTGGACCGGGGCCGGGAGTACGACGTCATTGTCCAGGCCGCGGACGCCGACCGCGCCACCCCCGACGACCTGGGCCAGATCTTCCTGCGGCCCCGGGCCGGGGGCGAGCTGATTCCGCTGCAGGCGCTGGTGTCGGTCGAGGAAATCGGCGCCAACCCGGACCTGCGCCGGATCGACCGGCTGCCAGCGGTGGTGGTCAGTGCCTCCCTGGCGGACGGCTACGACCTGGGGTCGGCGCTGACCTACCTGAACAACCTGGCTGTGGATAACTTACCGCCGGAGGCCCGGGTCAGCTACCAGGGCCTGTCCCGGGAATTCGAGGAATCCTCGGCCGCGGTCTACCTGACCTTCGGCCTGGCCTTCGTGATCGTGTTCCTGGTGCTGGCCGCCCAGTTCGAAAGTTGGATCCACCCGCTGATCATCATGCTGTCGGTGCCCCTGGCGGTGACCGGCGCGCTGCTGGCGCTCTGGTGGGCGGGTATCAGCCTGAACATCTACAGCCAGATCGGCATCATCATGCTGCTCGGGTTGATGGCCAAGAACGGCATTCTGATCGTCGAGTTCGCCAACCAGCTGCGCGATCGCGGCTACGAGGTCAGGGACGCGATTCTGGAAGGCGCCAGCCTGCGCTTCCGGCCGGTGCTGATGACCACCATTTCCACCGTGTTCGGGGCGGTGCCGCTGGTGATCGCTACCGGTGCCGGCGCCGAGAGCCGGGCCGCCATCGGTGTGGTCATTCTCGGGGGGCTGGTGTTCGCCACCACCCTGACCCTGTTCATCATTCCGGTGCTGTACAACCTGTTGGCGCGGTTTGCCAAGTCCGCCAACGCGGTGGAGAAGGAATTGGAGCGTCAGGCCGGTGGCCTGGGCGGCGGCTCGGGCCTGACCGCCTCACCCCAGAACCGGGCCGACGATTTCTGA
- a CDS encoding EAL domain-containing protein, with protein MSSVVRFTRRSHAGQRPDAHIIHSHEFRSVYQPILSPTHQKLVGYEALVRVRREDQAISPVDLFAEAARQDQTPALDRHLLHLHLDNFAAEAKPVWLFLNINPDTCVHPDASLQRLADKCHQNGIHPEKVVLELVETSSNNPEALLAFIHKARSLEFQIAIDDFGVGDSNFERLWRINPLIVKLDRSLLVNAETNNRAHLLLQSLVRMIRESGSLVLLEGIETPAQARIALATEADLLQGFLLGQPDAIANSAVDKSEARLRSVLVDSGEWSLQDQQDQNGYLRLLRFEIMDACHELARGQDFRQACQRLLALTGVSRCFLLDGSGVQQGNLAHARRDLNRGRFNPLYHSAGARWEHREYFRNALERPQDINCSRPYVGLPDAKRTVTLSTSLYTEAGAQVFCVDLHPDQVFSGQMAFPSTL; from the coding sequence ATGAGCAGCGTAGTCCGATTTACCCGCCGAAGCCATGCCGGCCAACGGCCCGACGCCCACATTATCCACAGCCATGAGTTCCGTTCGGTGTACCAGCCGATCCTGAGCCCGACCCATCAGAAACTGGTGGGCTACGAGGCCCTGGTTCGGGTTCGCCGCGAGGACCAGGCGATCTCGCCGGTCGACCTGTTTGCCGAGGCGGCGCGCCAGGATCAGACCCCGGCCCTGGACCGGCACCTGCTGCACCTGCATCTGGATAACTTTGCCGCCGAGGCCAAACCGGTGTGGCTGTTCCTGAACATCAACCCGGACACCTGCGTGCATCCAGACGCCTCCCTGCAGCGGCTGGCCGACAAATGCCACCAGAACGGCATTCACCCAGAGAAGGTGGTGCTGGAGCTGGTGGAAACCAGCTCGAACAACCCCGAGGCGTTGCTGGCATTTATCCACAAGGCCCGGTCCCTGGAGTTCCAGATTGCCATCGACGACTTCGGCGTCGGCGATTCCAACTTCGAGCGGCTCTGGCGCATCAACCCGCTGATCGTGAAACTCGACCGCAGCCTCCTGGTCAACGCCGAAACCAACAACCGGGCCCACCTGTTACTCCAGAGCCTGGTCCGGATGATCCGCGAGAGTGGCAGTCTGGTGTTGCTGGAAGGCATTGAAACCCCGGCCCAGGCCCGCATTGCCCTGGCCACCGAGGCCGACCTGCTGCAGGGCTTCCTGCTCGGCCAGCCCGATGCCATTGCCAACAGCGCTGTGGATAAGTCCGAGGCCCGGCTGCGCTCGGTGCTGGTGGATTCCGGGGAATGGTCGCTGCAGGACCAGCAGGACCAGAACGGCTACCTGCGCCTGCTGCGGTTCGAGATCATGGACGCCTGCCACGAACTGGCCCGGGGCCAGGATTTTCGCCAGGCCTGCCAGCGCCTGCTGGCCCTGACCGGGGTCAGTCGCTGCTTCCTGCTGGACGGCAGCGGCGTGCAGCAAGGCAATCTGGCCCACGCCCGCCGGGATCTGAACCGGGGCCGGTTCAACCCGCTGTACCACTCGGCCGGGGCGCGCTGGGAGCACCGGGAGTATTTTCGCAATGCCCTGGAGCGGCCCCAGGACATCAACTGCTCCCGGCCCTACGTCGGTCTGCCCGATGCCAAGCGCACGGTAACTTTATCCACAAGCCTCTATACCGAGGCCGGGGCCCAGGTGTTTTGTGTCGACCTGCACCCGGACCAGGTGTTTTCCGGCCAGATGGCGTTCCCGTCGACCCTGTGA
- a CDS encoding MFS transporter: MANQSQFRLLGQRRFLPFYLTQFSGAFNDNLYKNALLLLITFSAGGLFGLSVNVVVNLAAFLFILPFFLFSGIAGQIADQYEKARIIRLVKLAEIAIMALAAIGLWIGQYELLLVLLFLMGTQSTFFGPVKYAILPQVLAEDELVGGNGLVGMGTFVAILLGTIAAGLLMGFETAARLTAVAVLVMAVLGYLAARQVPPTPHQPARLAISLRPVRETLHLMAIAAERRRVLLAVLTISWFWFLGAAYLTQFPNFARTNLQGDETVVTLLLAMFTIGISVGSMLCERLTKHRISLVPVPWGALGLTLLGVDLYFAVPAEPITSTWLTLLTDPVYLRVLLDLVGIGVCGGLFIVPLYAFIQHETPIHKRARIIAALNVINALFMVVSALTGILVLGILELSIPGFFLLLSILNALVWLVVWHLRRVDRARVVDN, translated from the coding sequence ATGGCCAATCAGAGTCAGTTTCGATTGCTGGGACAGCGGCGTTTCCTGCCGTTCTACCTGACCCAATTCTCCGGCGCGTTCAACGATAACCTGTACAAGAATGCCCTGCTGCTGTTGATAACTTTCAGCGCCGGCGGCCTGTTTGGCCTGTCGGTGAACGTGGTGGTGAATCTGGCGGCGTTCCTGTTCATCCTGCCGTTTTTCCTGTTCTCCGGCATTGCTGGCCAGATTGCCGACCAGTACGAAAAGGCCCGCATCATCCGCCTGGTCAAGCTGGCGGAGATTGCCATCATGGCCCTGGCCGCCATCGGGCTCTGGATAGGCCAGTATGAGCTGTTGCTGGTGCTGCTGTTCCTGATGGGCACCCAGTCCACCTTCTTCGGGCCGGTGAAATACGCCATCCTGCCCCAGGTGCTGGCGGAGGACGAACTGGTGGGCGGTAACGGCCTGGTCGGCATGGGTACCTTTGTCGCCATTCTGTTGGGGACCATCGCCGCCGGCCTGCTGATGGGGTTCGAAACCGCGGCCCGGCTGACCGCGGTGGCGGTGCTGGTGATGGCGGTGCTGGGGTATCTGGCGGCGCGCCAGGTACCGCCCACGCCGCACCAGCCGGCCCGGCTGGCGATCAGCCTGCGGCCGGTCCGGGAGACCCTGCATCTGATGGCGATTGCCGCGGAACGGCGCCGGGTGTTGCTGGCGGTGCTGACCATCTCCTGGTTCTGGTTCCTGGGCGCCGCCTACCTGACCCAGTTCCCCAACTTTGCCCGCACCAACCTGCAGGGCGACGAGACCGTGGTCACCCTGCTGCTGGCCATGTTCACCATCGGCATCTCCGTCGGCTCCATGCTTTGCGAGCGCCTGACCAAGCACCGGATATCCCTGGTGCCGGTGCCCTGGGGCGCACTGGGCCTGACCCTGCTGGGGGTCGACCTGTACTTCGCGGTACCGGCCGAGCCCATCACCTCCACCTGGCTGACCCTGCTGACCGACCCGGTCTACCTGCGGGTGTTGCTGGACCTGGTGGGCATCGGGGTCTGCGGTGGCCTGTTTATCGTGCCCCTGTACGCGTTCATCCAGCACGAAACCCCGATCCACAAGCGCGCGCGGATCATTGCCGCGCTCAATGTCATCAATGCCCTGTTCATGGTGGTCAGTGCCCTGACCGGGATTCTGGTCCTGGGCATCTTGGAACTGAGCATTCCCGGATTCTTCCTGCTGCTTTCAATCCTCAACGCCCTGGTGTGGCTGGTGGTCTGGCACTTGCGCCGGGTCGACCGGGCGCGCGTTGTGGATAATTGA
- the mnmG gene encoding tRNA uridine-5-carboxymethylaminomethyl(34) synthesis enzyme MnmG: protein MDFPTRFDVIVIGGGHAGTEAALAAARMGSQTLLLTHNIETLGQMSCNPAIGGIGKSHLVKEIDALGGAMATATDRAGIQFRVLNSRKGPAVRATRAQADRVLYKAAIREVLENQPNLTLFQQAADDLIVENDQVTGVVTQTGIRFNAKTVVLTTGTFLGGVIHIGMQQHSGGRAGDAPANALARRLRELPFNVGRLKTGTPPRIDARSVDFSVMDQQWGDTPAPVMSFTGSRDQHPEQICCYVTRTTEQTHDIIRSGFDRSPMFAGNIEGVGPRYCPSIEDKVNRFADKDSHQIFVEPEGLTTNELYPNGISTSLPFDIQLAAVRSIPGFENAHITRPGYAIEYDYLNPQDLRHTLETKFIQGLYFAGQINGTTGYEEAGAQGLLAGINAALRAQDKEQWYPRRDEAYLGVLVDDLITMGTSEPYRMFTSRAEYRLILREDNADLRLTETGRKLGLVDDHRWQLFNAKRDGIATERSRLESTRIHPNTEAGERANGFLKQPMTRDQSLAELLRRPEIEYRHIAEIGAAQAEDANVADQVEIEIKYEGYISRQADEIERLRRNENTELPVDLDYDVIGGLSNEIKQKLKEVRPETVAQASRIQGVTPAAVSQILVHLKKRDLFRKQSA, encoded by the coding sequence GTGGATTTTCCGACCCGTTTCGATGTCATTGTCATTGGTGGTGGCCATGCCGGTACCGAGGCCGCGCTGGCAGCGGCCCGCATGGGCTCGCAAACGCTGCTGCTGACCCACAACATCGAGACCCTGGGCCAGATGTCTTGCAACCCCGCCATTGGCGGCATCGGCAAGAGTCACCTGGTGAAGGAAATCGACGCCCTGGGCGGCGCCATGGCCACGGCCACCGACCGCGCCGGTATCCAGTTCCGGGTGCTCAACAGCCGCAAGGGCCCGGCCGTCCGGGCCACCCGTGCCCAGGCCGATCGCGTGCTGTACAAGGCCGCCATCCGTGAGGTGCTGGAAAACCAGCCGAACCTGACCCTGTTCCAGCAGGCTGCCGACGACCTGATTGTGGAGAACGACCAGGTCACCGGTGTGGTGACCCAGACCGGTATCCGCTTCAACGCCAAGACCGTGGTGCTGACCACCGGCACCTTCCTGGGGGGAGTTATCCACATCGGCATGCAGCAGCATTCCGGCGGCCGGGCCGGCGATGCCCCGGCCAATGCCCTGGCCCGGCGCCTGCGGGAACTGCCGTTCAACGTCGGCCGGCTGAAAACCGGTACGCCGCCGCGCATCGACGCCCGGTCGGTGGATTTCTCGGTGATGGACCAGCAGTGGGGCGACACCCCGGCGCCGGTGATGTCGTTTACCGGTAGCCGGGACCAGCACCCGGAGCAGATCTGCTGCTACGTCACCCGCACCACCGAGCAGACCCACGACATCATCCGCTCCGGTTTTGACCGCTCGCCCATGTTCGCCGGCAACATCGAAGGCGTGGGGCCGCGTTACTGTCCGTCCATTGAGGACAAGGTCAACCGGTTCGCCGACAAGGACTCGCACCAGATTTTCGTGGAGCCCGAGGGCCTGACCACCAACGAGCTCTATCCCAACGGCATTTCCACCAGCCTGCCGTTCGATATCCAGCTGGCGGCGGTGCGCTCGATCCCGGGCTTTGAGAACGCCCACATCACCCGGCCGGGTTACGCCATCGAATACGATTACCTGAACCCCCAGGATCTGCGCCATACTCTGGAGACCAAGTTCATCCAGGGCCTGTATTTTGCCGGCCAGATCAATGGCACCACCGGCTACGAGGAAGCCGGCGCCCAGGGTCTGCTGGCGGGCATCAACGCCGCGCTGCGGGCCCAGGACAAGGAGCAGTGGTACCCGCGCCGGGACGAAGCCTATCTGGGCGTGCTGGTGGACGACCTGATCACCATGGGCACCAGCGAGCCGTACCGCATGTTCACCAGCCGCGCCGAGTACCGGCTGATCCTGCGTGAGGACAACGCCGACCTGCGCCTGACCGAAACCGGGCGCAAGCTGGGGCTGGTGGACGATCACCGCTGGCAGCTGTTCAACGCCAAGCGCGACGGCATTGCCACCGAGCGCAGCCGGCTGGAATCCACCCGCATCCATCCGAACACCGAGGCCGGTGAGCGCGCCAACGGCTTCCTGAAACAGCCGATGACCCGGGACCAGTCCCTGGCCGAGCTGCTGCGCCGCCCGGAGATCGAGTACCGGCACATCGCCGAGATCGGTGCGGCCCAGGCCGAGGACGCCAACGTCGCCGACCAGGTCGAGATCGAGATCAAGTACGAAGGCTACATCTCGCGTCAGGCCGACGAGATCGAACGGCTGCGCCGCAACGAGAACACCGAGCTGCCGGTGGATCTGGACTACGACGTGATCGGTGGCCTGTCCAACGAGATCAAGCAGAAACTCAAGGAAGTGCGGCCGGAAACCGTGGCCCAGGCCTCCCGGATCCAGGGCGTGACCCCGGCGGCGGTGAGCCAGATCCTGGTGCATCTGAAGAAGCGCGACCTGTTTCGCAAGCAGAGTGCCTGA
- the rsmG gene encoding 16S rRNA (guanine(527)-N(7))-methyltransferase RsmG gives MTHALSNAIWQDQLRDGLAAMDLSLSDSQQQQLLAFLALLNKWNRAYNLTAVRDERTMVSRQLLDSLSILPWVRTDHLLDVGAGGGLPGIPLAIALPGRRFTLLDSNGKKTRFLNQCVLELGLTNVEVIHGRAEACQPERPFAQISSRAFTALANLVTWCDDLLADDGEFLAMKGQFPDDEVADLPAGWQVESRHSLAVPGADGDRHLLVVARAASPQ, from the coding sequence ATGACCCACGCACTCTCCAATGCAATCTGGCAAGACCAGCTCCGGGACGGGCTGGCGGCAATGGATCTGTCCCTCAGTGACAGCCAGCAACAGCAGTTGCTGGCCTTTCTGGCGCTGCTCAACAAGTGGAACCGGGCCTACAATCTGACCGCGGTACGGGATGAGCGGACCATGGTGTCCCGGCAATTGCTGGACAGCCTGAGCATCCTGCCCTGGGTGCGCACCGACCATCTGCTCGACGTTGGCGCCGGCGGCGGCCTGCCGGGCATTCCCCTGGCCATCGCCCTGCCCGGGCGCCGGTTCACCCTGCTCGACAGCAACGGCAAGAAAACCCGGTTCCTGAACCAATGCGTGCTCGAGCTCGGGCTGACCAACGTCGAGGTGATCCACGGCCGGGCCGAAGCCTGCCAGCCCGAGCGGCCGTTTGCCCAGATCAGCAGCCGGGCTTTCACGGCGCTGGCCAACCTGGTGACCTGGTGCGACGATCTGCTCGCCGATGACGGCGAGTTCCTTGCTATGAAAGGTCAGTTTCCGGATGATGAAGTGGCTGACCTTCCGGCCGGCTGGCAGGTAGAATCCCGCCATTCGCTGGCAGTACCCGGCGCCGACGGCGACCGCCACCTGCTGGTGGTTGCCCGGGCAGCATCACCCCAGTAA
- a CDS encoding ParA family protein encodes MARVIAVTNQKGGVGKTTTCVNLAASLAATKRRVLLVDMDPQGNATMGSGVDKNALSLSGYDVLTKRGTVAEVTFLAEASGFDILPANGDLTAAEVELMNEIGREHRLRLALNTVRDNYDYILIDCPPSLSLLTVNALSAADSVLIPMQCEYYALEGLAALMNTVEQIQETVNPNLQVEGILRTMYDPRNSLTLDVSGQLSEYFGDKVYRAVIPRNVRLAEAPSYGMPALKYDRTSKGAVAYLALAGEMVRRHGSAKTSAPVAV; translated from the coding sequence ATGGCGCGCGTGATTGCAGTGACCAATCAGAAAGGCGGTGTGGGTAAAACCACCACCTGCGTCAATCTTGCTGCGTCACTGGCGGCCACCAAGCGCCGGGTGTTGCTGGTGGACATGGACCCCCAGGGTAACGCCACCATGGGCAGCGGTGTGGACAAGAACGCCCTGTCCCTGTCCGGCTACGACGTGCTGACCAAGCGCGGCACCGTGGCCGAGGTGACTTTCCTGGCCGAGGCCTCGGGTTTTGACATACTGCCGGCCAACGGCGACTTGACCGCCGCAGAAGTCGAGTTGATGAACGAGATCGGGCGCGAGCACCGGCTGCGGCTGGCGCTGAACACCGTGCGCGACAACTACGACTACATCCTGATCGACTGCCCGCCGTCGCTCAGCCTGCTCACCGTCAACGCCCTGTCGGCCGCCGACTCGGTGCTGATCCCGATGCAGTGCGAGTACTACGCCCTGGAGGGACTGGCGGCGCTGATGAACACCGTCGAGCAGATCCAGGAGACGGTGAATCCCAACCTGCAGGTCGAAGGTATCCTGCGCACCATGTACGACCCCCGTAACAGCCTGACCCTGGATGTGTCCGGCCAGTTGAGCGAGTACTTCGGCGACAAGGTCTATCGTGCGGTCATTCCCCGCAACGTCCGGCTGGCGGAAGCGCCCAGCTACGGCATGCCGGCGCTCAAGTACGACCGCACCTCCAAGGGGGCCGTGGCCTACCTGGCCCTGGCCGGGGAAATGGTCCGGCGCCATGGCTCGGCAAAGACATCCGCGCCGGTTGCGGTGTAA
- a CDS encoding ParB/RepB/Spo0J family partition protein — protein sequence MAAKKRGLGERGLGALLAGSKVNLDQELTDHDGELREVPIDLIQRGRYQPRRDMDPAALQELADSIRQQGVMQPVVVRPIAEGRYELIAGERRWRATQMADLDRIPAIIRDVPDEAAIAMALIENIQRENLNPIEEAFALQRLQDEFGLTQAQVAEAVGKSRTTITNLLRLIGLTEDVRLMLEHGDLEMGHGRAMLTLPPELQMQVAKQVVAKSLSVRQTEALVRRVQQETPGKKAGKSDAIDPNIRALQDDLAERLGARVSIAHGQRGKGKLVIEYSSLDELDGILGHIK from the coding sequence ATGGCGGCGAAAAAACGAGGATTGGGCGAGCGTGGGCTGGGTGCCCTGCTGGCGGGCTCCAAGGTCAACCTCGACCAGGAACTGACCGACCACGACGGCGAACTGCGCGAGGTTCCGATCGATCTGATCCAGCGTGGTCGGTACCAGCCCCGTCGGGACATGGACCCGGCCGCCCTGCAGGAACTGGCGGATTCCATCCGTCAGCAAGGTGTCATGCAGCCGGTGGTGGTCCGCCCCATCGCCGAAGGCCGCTACGAACTGATTGCCGGTGAGCGTCGCTGGCGCGCCACCCAGATGGCCGACCTCGACCGCATCCCCGCCATCATCCGGGACGTGCCGGACGAAGCCGCCATCGCCATGGCGCTGATCGAGAACATCCAGCGCGAAAACCTCAACCCGATCGAGGAAGCCTTCGCCCTGCAGCGGCTGCAGGACGAGTTCGGGCTGACCCAGGCCCAGGTGGCGGAAGCCGTGGGCAAGTCCCGCACCACCATCACCAACCTGCTGCGGCTGATTGGCCTGACCGAAGACGTGCGGTTGATGCTCGAGCACGGCGACCTGGAAATGGGCCATGGCCGGGCCATGCTAACCCTGCCCCCGGAACTGCAGATGCAGGTGGCCAAGCAGGTGGTGGCCAAATCCCTGTCGGTGCGCCAGACCGAGGCCCTGGTGCGCCGGGTCCAGCAGGAGACCCCAGGCAAGAAGGCCGGCAAGTCCGACGCCATCGACCCCAACATCCGGGCCCTGCAGGACGACCTGGCCGAGCGCCTGGGCGCCCGGGTTTCCATCGCCCACGGCCAGCGTGGCAAGGGCAAGCTGGTGATCGAATACAGCTCCCTGGACGAACTTGACGGAATTCTGGGTCATATCAAGTAA
- a CDS encoding F0F1 ATP synthase subunit I: protein MTKTTPSGIRRPPIARWFVIQSVILVLVSLTFLALRGQVSGYSALLGGLIFLLPHGYFALKAFRYAGARSAKKIMSSFYQGEAGKLILCAISFTMVFKWIQPLDIAALFLTFAIMLVTNWLTPLLAGSNTQQS, encoded by the coding sequence ATGACGAAGACAACGCCGAGCGGTATCCGCCGCCCGCCTATCGCACGATGGTTTGTCATACAGAGTGTGATACTGGTCTTGGTCAGCCTGACGTTTCTCGCTCTGCGTGGTCAGGTTTCCGGTTATTCAGCGCTTCTGGGCGGTCTTATTTTTCTACTGCCCCACGGTTATTTTGCGCTCAAGGCATTCCGCTACGCCGGCGCGCGGTCTGCCAAAAAGATCATGAGTTCTTTTTACCAGGGTGAGGCCGGCAAGCTCATCCTGTGCGCCATCTCCTTCACGATGGTGTTCAAATGGATTCAGCCGCTTGATATAGCGGCACTTTTTTTAACATTTGCGATCATGCTGGTCACCAACTGGTTGACACCGCTTCTGGCGGGCAGCAATACGCAGCAAAGCTAA